The genomic segment GGAAGAGCTGGCGGAGCTGAATCCTTATGCTAGTGTTCCGACTCTGGTTGATCGTGAGCTGGTTCTTTACAACTCCCGTATCATCATGGAGTACCTGGATGAGCGGTTTCCGCATCCACCATTGATGCCGGTTTACCCTGTATCCCGTGGTCATAGCCGCCTGATGATGCACCGCATCGAAAATGACTGGTACAGCCTGGCCCACATCATTCTTGAGGGTAAGGATGGTGCAGATGCCGCACGTAAGCAACTCAAAGAGAGCCTGCTGTCGATCGCGCCTCTGTTTGCTGAGTACCCTTACTTCATGAGTGAAGAGTTTGGTTTGATGGATTGCTATATGGCTCCTCTGTTGTGGCGTCTTCCTCAGATGGGAATTGAGTTAGCTGACCGCAGTGCTAAAGATCTCAAGACCTATATGATTCGGGTGTTTGAGCGTGAGTCTTTCCAGGCTGCTCTGACCGAAGCTGAGCGTGAAAACCATAGTCAGGCGAGTATCTAAGGATGGAGATCGAGATGACTCCCAGTCGTCCCTATCTGCTTCGGGCGTTTTACGACTGGATCCTGGATAATGAGCTGACTCCCCACCTGTTGGTCAATGCTGAGCTGCCTTATGTGCAGGTTCCTCAGCAATTTATCAATGATGGGCAGATCGTGCTGAATATCGCGCCGCGTGCCGTGGTTGGATTTACCATGGATGACGATGCGGTTAGTTTTAACGCTCGTTTCGGTGGCGTTGCTCATCAGGTTTATGTGCCTATGGCAGCTGTGATGGCGATTCAGGCACGTGAAAATGGTGCCGGGACCTTCTTCCCGCCAGAGCCAGCCTATGAGAGCTGGAGTGCAGATGCCGATGCAGAGCTTGAAACAGCGCAGCCATCTCAGGCCGCACCCCTGGCCGAGCTTGAGGCGGTGGAAGAATCTGCTGATGAGTCAGACAGTGAAGCGGCTGAGCGTCCCAAGGGGCGTCCAACGCTGCGGGTGATCAAGTAAGTTTGTTCATCTGAATATAAAAAAAGCTCCCGAGGGAGCTTTTTTTATATCTGGAGAAAGGTCTACCCAGAGATGTGGTGTATCTGCAGGTTGGAGCTCAGCAGCCAGATCGCTAATAGCAGGAAAATGAGTCCCATGAACCTGTGTTGATAGAGATGGAATTTATGGCTGTTTAGCAAGCGTTTTCCCAGTGTTCCTGCCATGGCTACCACCAGAGAGTAGAAACTAAATCCACTGAAATTGAGGATTAAGCCCAGGATCAATATCTGAATCCCTGTACTGCCGGTTGCATGATTGGATACAAATTGTGGAAGAAATAGCACAAAAAAGATCAGAGCTTTTGGGTTGAGAAGGCTGGTTAAAAATGCTCGCCGGTACAGGCTATTCGTGAGTTGATGACGAGGAAGCTCAAGGGTGCTTATTTTCGTATCTACCCTGCTTTTAAAAGAATCCCAGCTTAATTTGAGCAAGTAGAGTCCGCCGATCACCTTTATTGCATTTAAAGCCAGCGGACTCATGACAACCAGTGCAGAGATCCCCAATGCAGCGAGCAAAGTCATACTAAAGCCAGCACTGCAGATCCCAAGACAGGTGAAAAATCCAACACGACGCCCATAGCTGATGCTGGAGCTAATGATGAGCAGCAGATCCGGACCCGGGATCATGAGAAGGGCAATGATAGCCGTCAGGTAAATCGGTAAGATTGAAAAGTCTATCATTGAGGCTTAGGCAAAAAGTATAAGTATGATCGGGGAGGGCATTCTACTGGCTCGAAGCGTGAAAGTCATCCTGCTCACGAAATCACAGGCTTATCTCAAATGGGATTTAAGGCATGCCTGTGATTGATTAGGGAGTGTTAGTTTTGCTGGCGAGTCGGTGTGATCACCAGGTCTCGGATACAGACACTCTGCGGAAGCGAGTACGCAAATACAACTGCATCGGCAACATCTTTTGCTGTGATGGCACCACCAATGCTCTCTTTCCAGTTCACATAATCCTGCTGGATTTTTGGATCTGTAACGTGCTGCAGTAGCTCAGTTTCAGCTGCTCCCGGAGAGATGGTGATAACACGCACGTTATGGGGAGCCATTTCCCAGCGAACCGTTTCACCAATACCATGCACCGCAAACTTTGTACCTGAGTATGCGGCATGCTCTTCATAGGTTTTTACACCTGCAACGGATGAAATGTTGATAATTGTTCCGCTTTTGCGTTGCTTCATTTTATTGAGAACAACCTGCATGCCATTTAAGACACCAAAGACATTGGTGGCAAACATCTTCTGCCACTCCTGAGGATCCTGATCCTCAACATGACCCAGCAGCATGACTCCCGCATTATTTACCAGACAGTCAGTTTCACAACCAAAAATCTCTTCGGCCTCATCGACAGCCTGCGCGAACTGCTGATGATCTGAAACATCCACCTTTCTGCAGATTGTATTGGGGAGCTCCAGTGCCTCCAGTTTTTCTACTCTTCGGGCAAGTAGCAGCAGAGGGTAGCCAAGGCCACTTAACTGCTTAGCGATTTCAGCCCCAAAACCTGAGCTGGCACCCGTGATAACAACTAACTTCTTATCCATGATTGAGCCTTAAATAATGAACTTACAGCCATGATGGAGAGCTGTGACACGAATAATTGGATCTCGCCCTCAGCCATTTTGGACGAATATCATACCAAAATAGTTTTAGTTTCAAAGCGCAGATTGATTGATGGTTGTTGCCATTGTGTGAATTCGCCTGGACGAAGGAATGAATTGAGTCTGAGCTGTGGGCCGCAAAGCATGTGTGAGAAGCAAATGGGCTGGCCTGGAGATCGTTTTCTCTTGGCTTCTTTATAGGGGCTTCAGCCAGAACAGTGCTTGGGTTAACCTCAGATCTGCATAAGCGCTTCCTTTTCAAGCCGAGACATTCGGATGCTCGGCTTCTTTTCCTGGAAGGTATATGCAATGAGGCCAGCAAGGAGATTCACCATAAAGCTGACGCAGCTACGATGCCGTGAGTGTTCTATCTGAGAGATGTTCTTCAGCTGATCAAAGACGGTTTCAATGATGAAGCGTTTGCGAAGCATCAGCTTATCCCATAGCCGCATCAACTTTGGTTTCATATTCTTCCTGATGCTGGTAATTAATGTGACCCCTTGGTCTGCCAGCTCTTCTGCAAGTGGTCCTGAAATATAGCCTTTATCTCCATAGAGTGAACCCCAGAGCTGCTCGCACATTTCAGGAAGAGGAGTTCTGTCATCAACATTGGCTGGGGTTAATTTGACCGAGATAACACCACCTTGATCATTGATGATAAGGTGCAATTTAAATCCATAAAACCACCCCATGGTTCCTTTGCCACGCTTGGCAGCACCTTGAAATACTTGATGTCGAGGGATGCGAAGGTTATGGCAAACCTGAAGTTTTGTTGAGTCGACGAATGCAATCCCAGTAGGTTTTGCTTGTCTGTGGGTGAGATAGGAGCACAAAGGGACAAGGGTCGTTTGCATCAATTTCAACATCCGGGTGTAACTCACCAGGCCGGGGAACTCGCTTTTCCAGTACTTACATACGAACTGAAGATAATAGGATTTAAAGTCTCGGAATCCCAAACGATGGAATGCGATGACGATGGTCATCACTTCACTGACAGCCAGGCGAGAGGGTCTGTTCCGCTGCTTCACACCTAAGGAGATCTGCTGTTTTTGCCAAGCGGGTAGAAAGACCTGACAGAAATCATCGACATCAACGAAAATAGCTTCTAAATTGATCATGCCCAAGCTCCTTGGCGATTGATGGTTCTGGACAAACGATCAGATCGCAGCTTGGGCTTTTAGTTCCCCTCTTATGCGCAGCTCAGGTTGGGTTAATGAATTTGGCAGTATATGCCGAGGGTTTTAGCTGTGGTGTCAGGGTCAGAAAGATAGCCGGAGCCTGGCTCCGGCAGTGAACATTAATCTGTGTATTGAAACACCTTGACCACCCGCTTGACGCCATCCACATTGCGCGCCACATTGACGGCGTGCTCGGCATCCTCGCGAGAGGTTACCCCGATCAGGAAGACCTCACCGTTTTCGGTAACTACCTTGATCTGCAGCGGGTTGACGTTCTTGTTGCCAAATAGCTGGGTTTTCACCTTGGAGGTGAGCCAGCTGTCGTGCATCCGGGTCGACATGGAGACGGGCTCGGCGATGCGGATCTCATTATAGATCTGCTTCACTCCCGGAACCTTCTGTACCAGGGCAACGGCCTGGGCTCGCAACTCTTCGGTCGGAGCCTCACCTATCATCAGCACCCTGCCATTGGTGCTGATGACACTGATGTTGGTCTTTTCGTGGATAGTCTTGTTTCCAAACAGGGCATTGCCAGCCTTGAACTCTATGGTTTGATCATCAATCTGTGAACCCAGAGTACGTTGATCGTTTGCTGCTGAAACTGTGGTCGCGGTTCCAGCAACAAATAGCCCGACACAGCCACTGAGACTGAGTGTGCTGGCGAGCAGTAATGTCAGATAGATGAGGCGTTTCATCAGTAATCATCCTGTCTTGGAAAGAGCGAGCGATCGATGAGATCGCAGAAACAGTGGATGCTGAATTGGTGGAGCTCATGGATTCTGGCGGTTGAGCTCGATGGTACCCGGATCTCGACGTCATTGGGGCCCAACAGTCCGGCCATTTCTCCACCGTCACGGCCGCTGAGGGCGATGATGGTCATATCCCGGCTCAAGGCGGCCTTGGCCGCATTGAGGATGCTGGGGCTGTGGCCGGTCGAGGTAATGGTTAGCAGAATATCCCCCTGTTGACCCAGGGCCCTGATCTGCTTGGCATAGCATTCGCTAAACTCTTCATCGGTGGCGATGGCCGAGATGGTGGTACTGTCGGAGCTCAGCGACATCGCCGGCAGGCTTGGACGCTGTGCATCGTAGCGATTGATCAGCAAGGAGGCCAGTAGCTGGCTCAGAGCCGCAGAGCCACCGTTACCACAGGTCAGGATCTTGTTGCCGTTTAGCAGGCAATGCACCATCATGGAGGCGGCGCGCTCCAGGGGGGCCGCCAGCGCTTCAGCGGCGGCTATCTTGGTTTGAATACTTTCAGTAAAGCTTTGTTTAATCCATTCCTGCATGAGTTCTCCTCAAAAGGCGTTCTGAATCCATTCAATATCACCAGATTGTGCGCTAAATGCGACGACATCGAAACGGTATAATTGCTTATGCTCATTCAGCCCCTGCTGTTGCAGATAGAACTGAGCCGCTCGACGAATTTTTTGCTGCTTGGCGGGGGTTACGGATGCCAGGGCTCCCCCAAAACTATCGCTGGCACGATAACGGACCTCGACAAAGATCAGCGTCGAGCCAGACTCCATGATGAGGTCCAGCTCTCCACTGCGGCAGCCATAGTTTTTCGTCCGCAGCTTCAGCCCCTGAGATCTTAAATAATCGATCGCCTTTTTTTCAAACGCTTCGCCCAGTTGGCGACTACTGAGCGTCATCGCTTGCCGTATCCTGCTGATCGACAACCAGCCGACCATTTTCGTAGTGGGCCCACATCAGTTGGCGCTGCACCACTCCCTGTGAATCGACCGTAAGATCTCCGGTGAGCCCCTGGACACTGTATTGAGGGAGCTGGCGTAGCTGTGCCAGGCGCTCCACCAGTGACAGTGAATCATAGCCCAGGGCAAACAACCTGAGCTGATTGCTGGTCAGGGTCGGCCAGAGGTGACGCACCCTAGCCATCAGGGATGGATCCTGTGAAAGCAGCCAGGGCATCTCGCTAAGCTGCATCTTGTTCATCTCTTCGACCGATTTGAGGGCCTGTTGACTGAGTCGGCTCATTGAGCTGGCATAAACCGGGATCGGCTTTGCATAGGGGCTGACACTCACGTCGATAAAGGGCTTGACCAGCAGGGTGTTAGCGGGAGAGGAGATGAGATAGATCGCATCTGTGTCCCGGCGGCTACGTGCCTCATCCTTGAGTTTGAGGCCTGTCAGGCGCTTGATATCACGAATTCGCTGTTTGCTATCGCTGACCCCAAGGATCTGCTGAACCGTTTGCTGGATCTGCTGCTGGTTATCAAAGCTTGCGATCTCAACCTCCTGGTGACTCAACTCCTGCCAGCGCTGCTCAAAGGCCTTGGACATCCTCTGGCCGAGCTGATCTTTAGCCGCGATTATGATTGGGTGACGGTGCCCATCCTGCCAGATCTTGTTAGCCCCCTGGACTGCCTCGCCTTCGGGAGAGAGGCCGAAATAGAAGAGTTGCTCCGACTCCTTAAGTTGTTCGGGTTGATTAAGGGCGAGCTCGGGAATCGTTTGGTTGATCTCGGTAAACAGCTCAACCCGGTTCTTGTCCAGGGGGCCTAACACAAACTGCATCCCATCTGTGGTTAACTGCTGGTACAGAGCCTGGAGATCCTGGGTATTGCTGTCGTAAAAATGCAGTTCACCAGCGTGGTGGGTATTCTTATAAGCCATCAGGATGCCGTTTTGCATGATCTCACCCTGGGGGGCCAGGGGACCGGTCAGGGGAAGCAGCACGGCAATTTTTTTCGGTACAAAGGCTTCAATACTCAGCAGCTGATCCAGATTAGCGGGCATATTCTCCAGCGCCGGGTGTCCGGGGAATGTCTGCTTCCACTCCTGGAGCTTTTGGATCAGTACGACAGGTTGTGCTCCATACTGGTTGAGTGTTGCTGCCAGCTCAAACCAGCCAGTTGTCACATCCGGAGCTGGAGCGGTTTCAGCGGCCCGCAGGGTGAAAGGCGTGAACTGATTTAGCAGGCGCCATATTCTCTCCTGTAAGTCTTTTTTAGCTGCGGGAACCGAGGTGAGCTGATCTTGTTGGATCAGGGCTCTGGCGGCCCCGAGCTGATCCCCTTGCTGCTGTTTGAGTTGCGCCTGCAAGCGATAAAACTCACGTTGTTCTGCAGCAGGAAGGTCAGCTGACTGGAGCTCATCAAGTTGTTGGCTGGCTTTCTCAGGGAGCTGTTCGAAGAGAGCGAGCTGGGTCTGTAGCAAAGCAAGTTGCTGCTTTTGCTGCGGGCTAAGCGTTCCGGTTTGCTCCGAGGCTGCCAGCAGCGAGCGGGCTCTGGAGAGCTCGCCTCGGATCAGCGAGGAACGAATCGCCAGTAGCTGCCAGCTGGATTTAAGCTCAGGGGTGCTGGCTTTGACCTGCTGCTGCAGGTAGGTCTGCGGTGCCAGCGCCTTGGAGTCGAACAGTGCGGGCGGTTGATCGGGTTTGAGTGCTCCCATCTGTGAGGCACAGCCACTGATAAAGATCACCAGTGCCATCACCAGCAGTCGTGTTACACTTCTGTTCCTGTTAAAACGATTCAATCTAGATCCCCTGCCCGGTATGCGAAGCCCTATTTTAATCGGCTGAAGTAAGGGACACAATTACTAAGAGAGACAAACCCATGAGTGATGCTGCGATCCTTTATATAGTGCCGACTCCAATCGGTAATCTTGAGGATATTACTCTGCGTGCCCTGCAAACCCTCAAAGAGGTTTCACTGATTGCGGCGGAGGATACCCGGCATACAGGCAAATTGCTGAGCCACTACAGCATCAAAACCCCGACTTTCTCACTGCATGATCATAATGAGCAGCAAAAGTCCCAGCTGCTGGTGAATAAACTCAAAGAGGGGCTGTCGATTGCCCTGGTCTCGGATGCCGGAACGCCGCTGATCAGTGACCCCGGTTACCACCTGGTCCAGGCGTGTCGCCAGGCGGGGATGAAGGTGGTGCCTCTTCCCGGCGCCTGTGCTGCGATCACAGCCCTGAGTGCGGCGGGATTGCCGACCGATCGTTTCGGCTTTGAAGGGTTCTTGCCGGTTAAGAGTAAGGCCCTTGAGGATAAGCTCAACTCAATTAAGGATGAGCCACGCACTCTGATCTTTTACGAGTCACCACGTCGCCTCAAGGCTACGGTTGCCAGGATGGTTGAGGTGTTGGGTAGTGGACGTCGTCTGGTGGTAGCCCGTGAGTTGACCAAGTGTTTTGAGACCATCACCAACCTGCCCGCAGGTGAGCTTTTGAGTTATCTCGAAGAGGACGAGGTGAATAGCAAGGGAGAGATAGTGCTGATGGTCGAAGGGGCTAGCAAAGCTCAGGACGCTCTGTCTCAAGAGGTGATCAACACCCTGACACTGCTTTACGCTGAGCTTCCCTTGAAGAAGGCCGCAGCACTGACAGCCTCAATTCATGGGGTGAAGAAGAATGCCCTCTACCAGTATGGGCTCGAACATTTAGGCTAGGCTGCTAAGCGTTATTGTCCATATGCTTATGCTGTTGTTCTTGGTTTGCCACGCAGTGGCAAACCGTGTCGGGGGTGCCGATGTATATGGATATGCGAATGCAACGATAACCAGGGATGGTGTTAGTTGCCGATAGCACATTACTTTTGTATCGCCAAAAGTAATCAAAATCTCACTCCGCGCGATGCATTTATCATCCCTGATAAATCTCACCAGCTCGATATCCTATCTCGCGCTATGTTACTCCGCGAGTAACTTCGCCCATGGCTCAAGTACTCCATAGTACAGATGAAAATGGCCAATGTATTTTGATCTATGGAGTATTAGGCTGGTGGCTTTTGATTGTATTTGAGCGGGGGCTTTGTTAGTATCCTCCGGCTCAGAGTCGGCCAGACAGTCGCCGCGAGGTTCGCCTCGGGGAGGAAAGTCCGGGCTCCGCAGGGCAGGGTGCCAGGTAACTCCTGGGGGGCGCAAGCCTACGACCAGTGCAACAGAGAGTAAACCGCCGATGGCCTTCGGGCACAGGTAAGGGTGAAAGGGTGCGGTAAGAGCGCACCGCGCGGCTGGCAACAGTCCGTGGCACGGTAAACTCCACCCGGAGCAAGATCAAATAGGGTTCCTATGGCGCGGCCCGCGTTGGAACCGGGTAGATTGCTTGAGCCATGGGGCGACTCATGGCCTAGATGAATGGCTGTCCACGACAGAACCCGGCTTATCGGCCGGCTCTGAGCACTCCTTCTATGATCCTAAGGCCTTGGGATCAGGGGATCATCTATATGGTGGTCGTACTCTTCATCATCGGGATCAGGTTCCAGCAAGTGGGAGACATCATCCTCCCCACGCCGATAATTTCCATCATCCGACATGCCCATTTCGACCAGGATCTCATTGGTCAGTTCCAGCGCAGGCGCGGCAAAATGTTCTTTGGAGACCTCGGCGGCAGTATCAGAGGTGAACCAGCTACAGTAGTATTGCTTCACATTATTGTGTTCGTGAGGGTAACTGCCGGTGACCGTCATGGCCGGGCCACCGCTCTTGAGGCGGACCACATCGCCAATTTTAAACTCCTGTGCCATGCTTGCTCCTTGACCACAAAGATCCCTGTGCTTTTTTTATCCTAAGCCTTTCTGATGAATTCGGCTAGATTGTTCACCCCTAACTTGCGGTTTTTTCCACGGATTATCCGCCCGGGATAGTTCCATAACTTTTGACCCTGGGTTATCATTTCGCGTTTGATTTTCCACCCCGGGTGCAGGAAAGGTCAGGAGTTGCCTCAACCGATTCAGGTTATTTTATTTGAGAAACTGTGTTTTTCAATTGGCTCCCTGTGAGGGTTCATCAACCTCTCAAGCCTTGTCTCGGCTGGTTTTCGGGAAAGATTTGCATGAAAAATAGGCATTTTTTTGTTCTGTTTTCTCTCGCTAAATCAAGCAAATGAAGCGAACTCTTGCAAAATCACGGTGAAAACTACGGGAACATGCAGCCTTCTTTCCTTGCAAAGGGGTAATGTGCTCCTTACACTTTAGTCAAAGTGGGAAAAAGTGGATCTTGGTGGTTAAAAGTAGATCCCTGGGGCGGAAAAATGCTTAGAGGTGCACAGGCGGTAACTCTCGATGCAAAAGGTCGGCTGGCGATGCCGACCCGTTATCGTGAGTGGCTGCGTAGCGACAGCGAGAATTTGCTGGTGTGCACCATAGACATCAATCACCCCTGTTTGCTGCTTTACCCCATGTATGAGTGGGAAGCGATAGAACGCAAGCTGCGCTCACTATCGAGTATGAATCCAATGGAGCGCCGCCTGCAACGCCTGTTGCTGGGTCATGCAACCGAATGTGAACTGGATAATAATGGCCGGATGTTGATCAGTGGTCCGCTGCGTCAACACGCAGGGCTGGGACGCAAGGTGATGCTTGTGGGTCAGCTGAATAAGTTTGAACTGTGGGATGAAGCTCGCTGGCAGCAGCAGGTAGCAGACGATATAGAACTGCTTCCGGATGCTGATTGGAGCTCATCAGAGCGATTGCAAGATTTTTCACTTTAAGAACAAGATGACTGAACAACAATATTTGCATAAGACTGTCCTGTTGCAT from the Dongshaea marina genome contains:
- the sspA gene encoding stringent starvation protein SspA, with translation MAVAANKRSVMTLYSGADDLYSHQVRIVLAEKGVSVDINHVDVNNLPEELAELNPYASVPTLVDRELVLYNSRIIMEYLDERFPHPPLMPVYPVSRGHSRLMMHRIENDWYSLAHIILEGKDGADAARKQLKESLLSIAPLFAEYPYFMSEEFGLMDCYMAPLLWRLPQMGIELADRSAKDLKTYMIRVFERESFQAALTEAERENHSQASI
- the sspB gene encoding ClpXP protease specificity-enhancing factor, producing MTPSRPYLLRAFYDWILDNELTPHLLVNAELPYVQVPQQFINDGQIVLNIAPRAVVGFTMDDDAVSFNARFGGVAHQVYVPMAAVMAIQARENGAGTFFPPEPAYESWSADADAELETAQPSQAAPLAELEAVEESADESDSEAAERPKGRPTLRVIK
- a CDS encoding LysE family translocator produces the protein MIDFSILPIYLTAIIALLMIPGPDLLLIISSSISYGRRVGFFTCLGICSAGFSMTLLAALGISALVVMSPLALNAIKVIGGLYLLKLSWDSFKSRVDTKISTLELPRHQLTNSLYRRAFLTSLLNPKALIFFVLFLPQFVSNHATGSTGIQILILGLILNFSGFSFYSLVVAMAGTLGKRLLNSHKFHLYQHRFMGLIFLLLAIWLLSSNLQIHHISG
- a CDS encoding SDR family oxidoreductase, with protein sequence MDKKLVVITGASSGFGAEIAKQLSGLGYPLLLLARRVEKLEALELPNTICRKVDVSDHQQFAQAVDEAEEIFGCETDCLVNNAGVMLLGHVEDQDPQEWQKMFATNVFGVLNGMQVVLNKMKQRKSGTIINISSVAGVKTYEEHAAYSGTKFAVHGIGETVRWEMAPHNVRVITISPGAAETELLQHVTDPKIQQDYVNWKESIGGAITAKDVADAVVFAYSLPQSVCIRDLVITPTRQQN
- a CDS encoding IS982 family transposase codes for the protein MINLEAIFVDVDDFCQVFLPAWQKQQISLGVKQRNRPSRLAVSEVMTIVIAFHRLGFRDFKSYYLQFVCKYWKSEFPGLVSYTRMLKLMQTTLVPLCSYLTHRQAKPTGIAFVDSTKLQVCHNLRIPRHQVFQGAAKRGKGTMGWFYGFKLHLIINDQGGVISVKLTPANVDDRTPLPEMCEQLWGSLYGDKGYISGPLAEELADQGVTLITSIRKNMKPKLMRLWDKLMLRKRFIIETVFDQLKNISQIEHSRHRSCVSFMVNLLAGLIAYTFQEKKPSIRMSRLEKEALMQI
- the dolP gene encoding division/outer membrane stress-associated lipid-binding lipoprotein, translated to MKRLIYLTLLLASTLSLSGCVGLFVAGTATTVSAANDQRTLGSQIDDQTIEFKAGNALFGNKTIHEKTNISVISTNGRVLMIGEAPTEELRAQAVALVQKVPGVKQIYNEIRIAEPVSMSTRMHDSWLTSKVKTQLFGNKNVNPLQIKVVTENGEVFLIGVTSREDAEHAVNVARNVDGVKRVVKVFQYTD
- a CDS encoding SIS domain-containing protein, whose product is MQEWIKQSFTESIQTKIAAAEALAAPLERAASMMVHCLLNGNKILTCGNGGSAALSQLLASLLINRYDAQRPSLPAMSLSSDSTTISAIATDEEFSECYAKQIRALGQQGDILLTITSTGHSPSILNAAKAALSRDMTIIALSGRDGGEMAGLLGPNDVEIRVPSSSTARIHELHQFSIHCFCDLIDRSLFPRQDDY
- a CDS encoding YraN family protein — translated: MTLSSRQLGEAFEKKAIDYLRSQGLKLRTKNYGCRSGELDLIMESGSTLIFVEVRYRASDSFGGALASVTPAKQQKIRRAAQFYLQQQGLNEHKQLYRFDVVAFSAQSGDIEWIQNAF
- a CDS encoding penicillin-binding protein activator, with the translated sequence MNRFNRNRSVTRLLVMALVIFISGCASQMGALKPDQPPALFDSKALAPQTYLQQQVKASTPELKSSWQLLAIRSSLIRGELSRARSLLAASEQTGTLSPQQKQQLALLQTQLALFEQLPEKASQQLDELQSADLPAAEQREFYRLQAQLKQQQGDQLGAARALIQQDQLTSVPAAKKDLQERIWRLLNQFTPFTLRAAETAPAPDVTTGWFELAATLNQYGAQPVVLIQKLQEWKQTFPGHPALENMPANLDQLLSIEAFVPKKIAVLLPLTGPLAPQGEIMQNGILMAYKNTHHAGELHFYDSNTQDLQALYQQLTTDGMQFVLGPLDKNRVELFTEINQTIPELALNQPEQLKESEQLFYFGLSPEGEAVQGANKIWQDGHRHPIIIAAKDQLGQRMSKAFEQRWQELSHQEVEIASFDNQQQIQQTVQQILGVSDSKQRIRDIKRLTGLKLKDEARSRRDTDAIYLISSPANTLLVKPFIDVSVSPYAKPIPVYASSMSRLSQQALKSVEEMNKMQLSEMPWLLSQDPSLMARVRHLWPTLTSNQLRLFALGYDSLSLVERLAQLRQLPQYSVQGLTGDLTVDSQGVVQRQLMWAHYENGRLVVDQQDTASDDAQ
- the rsmI gene encoding 16S rRNA (cytidine(1402)-2'-O)-methyltransferase — protein: MSDAAILYIVPTPIGNLEDITLRALQTLKEVSLIAAEDTRHTGKLLSHYSIKTPTFSLHDHNEQQKSQLLVNKLKEGLSIALVSDAGTPLISDPGYHLVQACRQAGMKVVPLPGACAAITALSAAGLPTDRFGFEGFLPVKSKALEDKLNSIKDEPRTLIFYESPRRLKATVARMVEVLGSGRRLVVARELTKCFETITNLPAGELLSYLEEDEVNSKGEIVLMVEGASKAQDALSQEVINTLTLLYAELPLKKAAALTASIHGVKKNALYQYGLEHLG
- a CDS encoding YodC family protein, translated to MAQEFKIGDVVRLKSGGPAMTVTGSYPHEHNNVKQYYCSWFTSDTAAEVSKEHFAAPALELTNEILVEMGMSDDGNYRRGEDDVSHLLEPDPDDEEYDHHIDDPLIPRP
- the mraZ gene encoding division/cell wall cluster transcriptional repressor MraZ translates to MLRGAQAVTLDAKGRLAMPTRYREWLRSDSENLLVCTIDINHPCLLLYPMYEWEAIERKLRSLSSMNPMERRLQRLLLGHATECELDNNGRMLISGPLRQHAGLGRKVMLVGQLNKFELWDEARWQQQVADDIELLPDADWSSSERLQDFSL